The proteins below come from a single Gordonia sp. X0973 genomic window:
- a CDS encoding helix-turn-helix domain-containing protein: MSSRARQRDHVLATVDAADEPVDVAYVAQALDLHISTARFHLNKLIDAGLVEPVALPSTTVGRPRSGYAAAAAKPEARLIGLLVATLGEDEQSRRTAAVEIGRRWAAPVAPRTASPGVADPVDVVETALSRLGFEVRSAASVFGEHELSICSCPLRDITRADSAVAQGIVEGALRQALDADPALADQYEVTVAPDPAGTDCSIVLRLTPIR, translated from the coding sequence ATGAGCAGCCGCGCCCGCCAACGCGACCACGTGCTGGCCACCGTCGACGCCGCCGACGAGCCCGTCGACGTCGCCTACGTGGCGCAGGCCCTCGACCTGCACATCAGCACCGCGCGCTTCCACCTCAACAAGCTGATCGACGCCGGGCTCGTCGAGCCGGTCGCCCTGCCGTCGACCACGGTCGGGCGTCCGCGCAGCGGATACGCGGCGGCGGCCGCGAAACCGGAGGCCCGGTTGATCGGGCTCCTCGTCGCAACCCTCGGAGAGGACGAGCAGTCGCGGCGCACGGCGGCCGTCGAGATCGGTCGCCGGTGGGCCGCACCCGTCGCACCGCGCACGGCCTCTCCCGGCGTGGCCGATCCGGTCGACGTCGTCGAGACGGCGTTGTCCCGTCTCGGCTTCGAGGTCCGCAGCGCGGCCAGCGTCTTCGGCGAACACGAACTCTCGATCTGCTCGTGCCCGCTGCGCGACATCACCCGCGCCGACTCGGCCGTCGCCCAGGGCATCGTCGAGGGCGCGTTGCGGCAGGCACTCGACGCCGATCCGGCGCTGGCCGATCAGTACGAGGTCACCGTCGCGCCGGACCCCGCCGGCACCGACTGTTCCATCGTCCTGCGCCTCACGCCGATTCGCTGA
- a CDS encoding ABC transporter permease: MRSIVRAVGTEAVRAGGRRSPWWFVAVPLGIGVPLLMTYVVAAVFEKLATMNTGEIGVTPVEPNNSITRVIDVGVLIFAVGAAHAHGSTVRGPAAETERFLFRSPSTMILARSLYYGAIAAAAVLGMTVLLLTTLPHLFPVVYGKVGLLTGAGLRFCWAVPVFAFCAAALGIGLAAATRSSVAAIALMLLWAGFLENAIALVPGGMKVQQFMPFLNGIYGTGQWLALTPPWGRNGALTYFALCAALILAVGIAATIVRRRRN, from the coding sequence ATGAGGTCGATCGTGCGGGCCGTCGGCACCGAGGCGGTCCGGGCCGGCGGTCGCCGCAGTCCGTGGTGGTTCGTCGCGGTACCGCTGGGCATCGGGGTGCCGCTGCTCATGACCTATGTCGTCGCGGCGGTATTCGAGAAGCTCGCCACCATGAACACCGGCGAGATCGGAGTCACGCCGGTGGAGCCGAACAACTCGATCACACGCGTCATCGACGTCGGCGTGTTGATCTTCGCGGTCGGCGCCGCCCACGCCCACGGATCGACGGTGCGCGGCCCGGCCGCCGAGACCGAACGCTTCCTCTTCCGCTCCCCGTCGACGATGATCCTGGCCCGCTCCCTCTACTACGGCGCGATCGCCGCGGCCGCCGTCCTCGGCATGACCGTGCTGCTGCTGACGACACTGCCGCACCTGTTCCCCGTCGTCTACGGCAAGGTCGGGCTGCTCACCGGAGCCGGTCTCCGATTCTGTTGGGCGGTACCGGTTTTCGCGTTCTGTGCGGCCGCCCTCGGCATCGGCCTGGCGGCCGCCACCCGCTCGAGTGTCGCCGCCATCGCGCTGATGCTGCTGTGGGCGGGCTTCCTCGAGAACGCCATCGCGCTGGTGCCCGGCGGCATGAAGGTCCAGCAGTTCATGCCCTTCCTCAACGGCATCTACGGAACCGGCCAATGGCTCGCCCTGACCCCGCCGTGGGGGCGCAACGGTGCCTTGACCTATTTCGCGCTGTGCGCCGCGCTGATCCTCGCCGTCGGCATTGCCGCCACGATTGTCCGGCGGCGCAGGAATTAG
- a CDS encoding PIG-L deacetylase family protein, whose amino-acid sequence MATVVVFHAHPDDEVILTGGTIARLAADGHRVVVVVATDGNVEGPDDAPGDAPDRIAELRASAAVLGAARVAALGYADSGFGPEFYPDPPGRVRFARADTEEAAGRLAEILRDERADVLLSYEANGGYGHRDHVQVHPVGERAAELAGVGRVLYATMPRETLMRGLRIATALRLPYFYGPDVVPTAYSPRDTITHEIDVRSVAGVKKRALAKHVSQVPAGLRFCPTPLFALFTGREWFVERGVAAAGKPAGRLL is encoded by the coding sequence GTGGCCACGGTCGTCGTCTTCCACGCCCACCCCGATGACGAGGTCATCCTGACCGGTGGCACCATCGCGCGGCTCGCCGCCGACGGTCATCGGGTGGTGGTCGTGGTGGCGACCGACGGCAACGTCGAGGGGCCGGACGACGCGCCCGGTGACGCGCCGGACCGGATCGCGGAGCTGCGGGCCAGTGCCGCCGTGCTCGGTGCCGCCCGGGTGGCCGCCCTCGGCTACGCGGACAGCGGCTTCGGCCCGGAGTTCTACCCGGACCCGCCCGGACGGGTGCGATTCGCCCGTGCCGACACCGAGGAGGCCGCCGGGCGGTTGGCCGAAATCCTGCGCGACGAGCGGGCCGACGTGCTGTTGAGCTACGAGGCCAACGGCGGATACGGCCATCGTGACCACGTGCAGGTGCATCCCGTCGGTGAGCGGGCCGCCGAACTCGCCGGTGTCGGCCGCGTGCTGTACGCGACGATGCCGCGGGAGACGTTGATGCGCGGGCTGCGGATCGCGACGGCGCTGCGGCTGCCGTATTTCTACGGCCCCGACGTGGTGCCGACCGCGTACAGCCCGCGCGACACCATCACCCACGAGATCGACGTGCGGTCGGTGGCCGGGGTCAAGAAGCGTGCGTTGGCCAAGCATGTGTCGCAGGTGCCCGCGGGCTTGAGGTTCTGCCCGACGCCGTTGTTCGCCCTGTTCACCGGGCGGGAATGGTTTGTCGAGCGCGGGGTCGCGGCGGCCGGGAAACCGGCGGGTCGGCTCCTCTGA
- a CDS encoding ABC transporter ATP-binding protein has product MLRVDGLTKRYDGRRVLEDVTTQVAPGSLTYLLGLNGAGKSTLLRCISGIVTPDRGSVTIRGRPGDAEPLGATQSRELGVHLDIDGFDRRHTGRRHLRWIARSAGIDDHRVDELLDLVGLGAAAADRPIGGFSLGMRQRLGIAGALLGEPPVLLFDEPQAGLDIAGIIWLRHLLRELADEGRTVVVASHLLDEVRRNADRILVLDGGKLIVDQPPSAFLAATGTDDLEQAYLRAVGAAAAEPGSAA; this is encoded by the coding sequence GTGCTCCGCGTCGACGGCCTGACCAAACGGTACGACGGGCGGCGGGTCCTCGAAGACGTGACCACGCAGGTGGCGCCTGGTTCGCTCACCTACCTGCTCGGCCTCAACGGCGCGGGTAAGTCGACCCTGCTCCGCTGTATCAGCGGGATCGTCACCCCCGACCGCGGATCCGTCACGATCCGCGGTCGGCCCGGTGACGCCGAACCGCTCGGCGCGACGCAGAGTCGCGAGCTGGGCGTCCACCTCGATATCGACGGGTTCGACCGCAGGCACACCGGCCGACGGCACCTGCGGTGGATCGCCCGCTCGGCGGGGATCGACGATCATCGGGTCGACGAGCTGCTCGACCTGGTCGGGCTCGGCGCGGCGGCGGCGGACCGTCCGATCGGCGGCTTCTCGCTCGGCATGCGTCAACGACTGGGCATCGCGGGCGCGTTGCTCGGCGAGCCGCCGGTCCTACTCTTCGACGAACCACAGGCCGGGCTCGACATCGCCGGGATCATCTGGCTGCGCCACCTGCTGCGCGAACTCGCCGACGAGGGGCGGACCGTCGTCGTCGCCTCCCATCTACTCGACGAGGTGCGGCGCAATGCCGACCGGATCCTCGTGTTGGACGGCGGCAAGCTGATCGTCGACCAGCCGCCGAGTGCCTTCCTCGCCGCCACCGGCACCGACGACCTCGAGCAGGCCTACCTGCGGGCGGTCGGCGCAGCGGCGGCCGAGCCCGGGAGCGCCGCATGA
- a CDS encoding cupin domain-containing protein: MTDTPEQTVITGLADTALGLPDATSPDIKAMAHLSGATVVRLSFRAGQTMPEHTARWPILVVAQAGRVEFTVDDTTTVLTPGTAIHVEAEITHALTATEDSALSLIVLTPHHNNPKGTP, encoded by the coding sequence ATGACCGACACACCCGAACAAACCGTCATCACCGGACTCGCCGATACGGCGTTGGGACTGCCCGACGCCACCAGCCCGGATATCAAGGCGATGGCGCACCTGTCCGGTGCCACCGTCGTCCGCCTGAGCTTCCGCGCCGGTCAGACGATGCCCGAGCACACCGCGCGCTGGCCGATCCTCGTCGTCGCCCAGGCCGGGCGGGTCGAGTTCACCGTCGACGACACGACGACGGTGCTGACCCCCGGCACGGCCATCCATGTCGAAGCCGAGATCACCCACGCGCTCACCGCCACCGAGGACTCCGCTCTTTCCCTGATCGTCCTCACCCCCCATCACAACAATCCGAAAGGAACCCCATGA